Proteins encoded together in one Chitinivibrionales bacterium window:
- a CDS encoding DUF4114 domain-containing protein has protein sequence MKLLRVSPLIGLLLAGSLFADIIMTTDPDFTFGDSWDSNPPGNLVELIDHVSDNPITQLYPDVHLDQVDTEIFTGKGAFSIILGEFAGMADETTFGWYEQGSPDGLNQIFDGNDSFLASDEIFFNGAVKDFGFYIDPNGALLYNGTDYTPHYTESALNPGGLDQAAVFKIREIDDTYILGWEDLPVLGRSDADYQDMIVAVKINSVPEPSTISLIGMGLFCLGGFWFSRKKKSNKS, from the coding sequence ATGAAACTTCTAAGAGTTTCCCCCCTTATCGGACTTCTCCTAGCAGGAAGTCTGTTTGCCGACATCATTATGACTACCGATCCGGATTTCACTTTCGGTGATTCATGGGACAGCAATCCTCCCGGCAATCTGGTTGAGCTTATCGATCATGTCAGTGATAACCCGATAACTCAGTTATACCCTGATGTTCATCTCGATCAGGTCGACACCGAAATTTTTACCGGCAAGGGAGCTTTTTCCATTATTCTGGGAGAATTTGCCGGAATGGCTGATGAGACTACTTTTGGCTGGTACGAACAGGGCTCACCCGATGGACTGAATCAGATCTTTGATGGCAACGATTCTTTTCTGGCCAGTGATGAAATCTTTTTTAATGGTGCAGTTAAAGATTTTGGTTTTTATATCGACCCGAATGGCGCACTGCTTTACAATGGCACCGATTATACTCCTCACTATACCGAAAGCGCACTCAATCCCGGCGGATTGGATCAGGCTGCTGTTTTTAAAATCAGAGAGATTGATGACACCTATATTCTTGGGTGGGAAGACCTTCCTGTTCTCGGCAGGAGCGATGCCGACTATCAGGACATGATCGTTGCTGTAAAAATCAACAGTGTACCAGAGCCTTCAACGATTTCACTTATCGGTATGGGTCTTTTCTGTCTCGGTGGATTCTGGTTTTCCCGAAAGAAAAAATCAAACAAGAGCTAA